The Lycium barbarum isolate Lr01 chromosome 10, ASM1917538v2, whole genome shotgun sequence genome includes a region encoding these proteins:
- the LOC132612811 gene encoding uncharacterized protein LOC132612811 gives MTKVRLEVDLTKPKVTSIFVGVEEDSSPLKGFYQKLEYENPPKFCTHCKMLRHSIVQCRRVAQRKKDEKGRKEKNDKQGDDAEPSRVNDKELDTALELEKMVKNKKEVKTKNQEIKGGKNRAKRNSQQNNRNEVQQNIREEKGKEAQNKQTTEIVDVEDTAEKVTSVLKKRLNNIKRKRKKKMPKKRSKVKIRIGKDRGGEVESNNIQEINKEDKNQRATEDEYSEGEIESRNVKDGMDQQQQQNN, from the coding sequence ATGACCAAGGTGAGATTGGAAGTAGACCTCACCAAACCAAAAGTGACTTCTATTTTTGTTGGTGTGGAGGAGGATTCCTCTCCGTTGAAAGGTTTCTATCAGAAATTGGAATATGAAAACCCCCCAAAATTCTGTACTCATTGCAAGATGCTGCGACACTCTATCGTTCAATGTAGAAGGGTGGCACAAAGAAAGAAAGATGAGAAGGGCAGGAAAGAGAAAAATGACAAGCAAGGAGATGATGCTGAACCTAGCAGGGTGAACGACAAAGAGTTGGACACTGCTCTAGAACTGGAAAAGATGGTAAAAAATAAGAAAGAGGTGAAGACCAAAAATCAGGAAATAAAGGGAGGAAAGAACAGGGCCAAGAGGAACAGTCAGCAAAATAATAGAAACGAGGTTCAGCAAAATATAAGAGAGGAAAAGGGAAAAGAGGCACAAAACAAGCAAACCACAGAGATAGTGGATGTGGAAGACACTGCCGAGAAGGTCACGTCTGTGCTTAAAAAGAGAttgaacaatattaaaaggaagaggaagaagaaaatgcCGAAAAAGAGAAGCAAGGTAAAAATCAGAATAGGGAAAGATAGAGGGGGAGAAGTAGAGTCCAACAATATACAAGAAATTAACAAGGAGGATAAAAATCAAAGAGCGACAGAAGATGAATATAGTGAGGGGGAGATCGAATCCAGAAATGTTAAGGATGGGAtggaccaacaacaacaacaaaataattaG
- the LOC132614816 gene encoding homeobox-leucine zipper protein HDG8-like, with protein sequence MDSQTNESLGSNSGQENGKKPVHQHSFEQVAEKLEEVFNQMQNPESHVIEQLSEDLGLDTTQVKMWFDNKRCHIQAQRDMEESEIIRLENRRLCSENLQMCFELKKRFCATCNNPEQQGAILQYLQNENTKLREDITMISNVIDRFQEDPEGYLILLQQDYLHNHNDPNGLDLELRLECYNDPNGPDLELRLG encoded by the exons ATGGATTCTCAAACTAATGAAAGCCTTGGGTCAAATTCTGGTCAAGAGAATGGGAAAAAACCGGTTCATCAACATTCGTTTGAACAAGTAGCCGAGAAACTAGAAGA GGTGTTTAATCAGATGCAAAACCCAGAAAGTCATGTGATAGAACAATTGAGTGAGGATTTAGGGCTTGATACAACACAAGTCAAAATGTGGTTTGATAACAAACGATGCCACATACAG GCCCAAAGGGATATGGAAGAAAGTGAGATTATTCGTTTGGAAAACAGAAGATTGTGTTCAGAGAACTTGCAAATGTGTTTTGAGTTGAAGAAACGATTTTGTGCTACTTGCAATAATCCTGAGCAACAAGGAGCAATCTTACAATATTTGCAAAATGAAAATACTAAATTAAGAGAAGAT ATTACGATGATATCCAATGTGATTGATCGTTTTCAAGAAGACCCTGAAGGGTACTTGATCTTACTCCAACAGGATTATCTGCATAACCACAATGATCCAAATGGCCTAGATTTGGAGCTTCGATTGGAATGTTACAATGATCCAAATGGCCCAGATTTGGAGCTCAGATTGGGATGA